A stretch of Cupriavidus necator DNA encodes these proteins:
- a CDS encoding class I SAM-dependent methyltransferase, with amino-acid sequence MYSKTQIDPVVSFRNSQGEQVRGTIVNLQRKSLVMEIYNPYSIVQVSEVLSELSVRMGSKNAYLGKAVVMSLVNTGLTAVVSLTLIDEWLELSNLDNEPKSVARESQRFVQDWNERFNIRPDYQIVVNEMRAFLSEVSRWVEQVDMTSTLPKEGDTLRMDVFEELATPIALKIREYSARLDGEAAHVPEEDTVMHRTFTQAALHPLLLRSPFVFRTYTKPLGYAGDYEMVNQILSDPRQGPSTYFQIVNATFLQSSVAAAHRNRINLLVDFLVRMAEQARAAGKPFRLLNVGCGPAVEINRFITEYPEPHWLSFQLLDFSQETLDYARGRIEESCRKANAKVEVEYVHHSVHELLKRRIDHDPSLREFDGVYCAGLFDYLSDRVCARLLSYFSTRTHPEGRILATNVHVDNPERYSMEHMLEWYLIYRDEAGMQSLLPANTRDGRTYVDPTGVNVFVEAIVTDPAKA; translated from the coding sequence GTGTATTCCAAAACGCAAATCGATCCGGTAGTTAGTTTCCGCAACTCGCAGGGCGAGCAGGTGCGGGGCACGATTGTCAATCTCCAGAGAAAGTCCCTGGTGATGGAGATCTACAACCCGTATTCGATCGTGCAGGTCAGTGAGGTGCTGAGCGAACTCAGCGTCCGCATGGGCTCGAAGAATGCCTACCTCGGCAAGGCCGTGGTCATGAGCCTGGTGAACACCGGCCTGACCGCGGTGGTGTCGCTGACGCTGATCGACGAGTGGCTGGAGCTGAGCAACCTGGACAACGAGCCCAAGTCGGTCGCGCGCGAGTCGCAGCGGTTCGTGCAGGACTGGAATGAGCGCTTCAATATCCGGCCCGACTACCAGATCGTGGTCAATGAAATGCGCGCGTTCCTGTCCGAGGTGTCGCGCTGGGTGGAGCAGGTCGACATGACCAGCACGCTGCCCAAGGAAGGCGATACGCTGCGCATGGACGTGTTCGAGGAGCTGGCCACCCCGATCGCACTGAAGATCCGCGAATATTCCGCGCGGCTCGACGGCGAAGCCGCGCACGTGCCGGAAGAAGACACCGTGATGCACCGCACCTTCACGCAGGCGGCGCTGCATCCCTTGCTGCTGCGCTCACCGTTCGTGTTCCGGACCTATACCAAGCCGCTCGGCTATGCCGGCGACTACGAAATGGTCAACCAGATCCTGTCGGATCCGCGCCAGGGCCCCAGCACCTACTTCCAGATCGTCAACGCAACCTTCCTGCAGTCGTCCGTGGCCGCTGCCCACCGCAACCGCATCAACCTGCTGGTCGATTTCCTGGTGCGCATGGCCGAGCAGGCCCGGGCCGCGGGCAAGCCGTTCCGGCTGCTCAACGTGGGCTGTGGCCCGGCGGTCGAGATCAACCGCTTCATTACCGAATACCCCGAGCCGCACTGGCTGTCGTTCCAGCTGCTCGACTTCAGCCAGGAAACGCTGGACTACGCGCGCGGGCGCATCGAAGAGAGCTGCCGCAAGGCCAATGCGAAGGTCGAGGTGGAATATGTCCACCACTCGGTGCATGAACTGCTCAAGCGCCGGATCGACCACGATCCGTCGCTGCGCGAGTTCGACGGGGTCTACTGCGCCGGCCTGTTCGACTACCTGTCCGACCGCGTCTGCGCGCGCCTGCTGAGCTATTTCTCCACGCGCACCCATCCCGAGGGGCGCATCCTGGCCACCAACGTCCACGTCGACAACCCGGAACGGTACAGCATGGAACATATGCTGGAGTGGTACCTGATCTACCGCGATGAGGCCGGCATGCAGTCTTTGCTGCCGGCCAATACGCGCGACGGCCGCACCTACGTCGACCCGACCGGCGTCAACGTGTTTGTGGAAGCGATCGTGACTGATCCGGCCAAGGCCTGA